The Pontibacter korlensis sequence ATACCTGGACCCAGATTGAAGATTTCCCTGCCTCAGCCCGTTACGGTGCCATTGCTATGTCTTTCGCAGATAAAGGCTATGTAGGCGCTGGCTTCGACGGTAACTATCAGAAGGACTTCTGGCAGTATGACCCAGCCACTGCCACCTGGACGGAGCAGGTAGGTCTGCAAGGTGCTAAGCGTTTGAACGGTTTTGCCTTCACAGTAAACGGCAAAGGCTATGTAGGCGGTGGTCAAAACAACAGTGTGTATCAGACAGACTTTTTGGAGTTTGACCCGGCAACTGGCCAGTGGAGAACATTAAAAAGCCTGGCATCAGACCAGCGGCCAAATGAAAAATACCCTACTCCGCGCACTTACGCTGCTACATTTACCATTCACAATAATGGATACTTGGTAGGAGGCACCACAGGCACAACATCTGGAAACGATGTGTGGAAGTATGACCCAGCTACTGATACCTGGACAGAACTAGGTACTTTCGATGGTGGCATAAGAGATGGCGCCATCGGTTTCGGAATTGGGGAGTACGGTTATGTTGGCTTGGGTAAATCAGGCTCTTTGCGCTTCGACGACCTGTGGCAGCTTAACCCTTCCATTGTTAGCGAGTAGTCATCAGCTTAAACAAACAACAACTAAAGCAGCCTAATTAACGTTAGGCTGCTTTTTTTATATCTTGTTGTAACCAAATGCTATACATGAAGGTTAGGGTATAGAGGCTTCTGCCTAGGAGCATAGACAGAGCAGAAAGAGTGAAACTTTTACTGCGCTTCATGATGCCTATGCCCGTTATTTAAAATTAATTTTCTGTAATCTAGTGCACTAAGCCTGTTGTTTTACAACAGGCTTTTTTTGTGTTTAAAGCCTTTTAAGGTTGCTGCCGTACAGAAGGGATAACTATTGCAGCTGGCTAAACTAACCGCCCGTTTTAAATGTTATAGTTTATCTTTACTGATCCGTAAAAAAGACGAATGGACTTTAAGCTAACCTCAGAATTCAAACCTACCGGCGATCAGC is a genomic window containing:
- a CDS encoding Kelch repeat-containing protein produces the protein MKNPFKKVRLFTVVAMLLSVCVFSSCDEDSDSEVLLGEWQKKSDFAGVARSSAVSFVIDGKAYVGTGYAGSIRLRDFWMYDPASNNWVKKADFPGAARSAAIGFSANGKGYIGTGYDGVNYLKDFYEYDPATDTWTQIEDFPASARYGAIAMSFADKGYVGAGFDGNYQKDFWQYDPATATWTEQVGLQGAKRLNGFAFTVNGKGYVGGGQNNSVYQTDFLEFDPATGQWRTLKSLASDQRPNEKYPTPRTYAATFTIHNNGYLVGGTTGTTSGNDVWKYDPATDTWTELGTFDGGIRDGAIGFGIGEYGYVGLGKSGSLRFDDLWQLNPSIVSE